A stretch of Myroides oncorhynchi DNA encodes these proteins:
- the ruvA gene encoding Holliday junction branch migration protein RuvA translates to MIAHIQGRLVEKTATEVVIDCGGVGYLIHISLHTFSQIGSSENLRLYTFLQIKEDGHTLFGFIDKIERELFKLLISVSGIGGNTARNMLSSIAPKELLQAIASADVKTIQSVKGIGAKTAQRVILDLQEKVLKLYNIDEVSPIINNTNADEALSALEVLGFVRKSAEKVVDKIIKQDPDASVEFIIKQALKNL, encoded by the coding sequence ATGATAGCACATATACAAGGACGCCTAGTAGAAAAAACTGCCACTGAAGTGGTAATAGATTGCGGGGGAGTAGGATATCTTATCCATATTTCCCTGCATACTTTTTCTCAAATTGGTTCCTCAGAGAATTTGAGATTATATACTTTCCTCCAAATAAAAGAAGACGGACATACCTTGTTCGGATTTATAGATAAAATAGAACGTGAACTTTTTAAATTGCTTATTTCTGTGTCAGGAATAGGAGGTAATACTGCACGTAATATGTTGTCTTCTATTGCTCCTAAGGAATTACTACAAGCCATTGCTTCAGCTGATGTAAAGACTATTCAATCAGTAAAAGGAATCGGAGCTAAAACTGCTCAAAGAGTTATTCTAGATTTACAAGAAAAGGTATTAAAATTATATAATATCGATGAAGTTTCTCCTATTATTAACAATACAAATGCAGATGAAGCGTTATCAGCTTTAGAAGTATTGGGTTTTGTGCGTAAATCGGCTGAAAAGGTTGTAGATAAGATTATTAAACAAGATCCTGATGCATCAGTTGAATTCATCATTAAACAAGCTTTAAAAAATTTATAA
- the queG gene encoding tRNA epoxyqueuosine(34) reductase QueG, producing MIENKSKYATLIKAEALRLGFSSCGISKASFLETEAPRLELWLNNQMHGQMSYMENYFDKRLDPTKLVEGAKSVVSLTLNYYPEDKQIDDNFKISKYAYGEDYHYVIKDKLKELLFYIESVVGDVGGRVFVDSAPVLDKAWAAKSGLGWVGKNNNLINRKSGSFFFIAELIIDLELEEDGPTTDHCGTCTKCIDACPTGAIESPYLVNGSKCISYLTIELKDDIPDEFSGKLDNWMFGCDVCQDVCPWNRFAVPHKEDRFIPNNELIHYSKREWKELTKETFNEIFKKSAIKRAKYEGLLRNMQFLKE from the coding sequence ATGATAGAAAATAAAAGTAAATATGCTACCTTGATAAAAGCCGAGGCATTACGCCTTGGCTTTTCGTCTTGTGGTATTTCGAAAGCTAGTTTTTTAGAGACAGAAGCACCTCGATTAGAGCTATGGTTGAATAATCAAATGCACGGTCAGATGTCTTATATGGAAAATTATTTTGATAAGAGATTAGATCCTACTAAACTGGTGGAAGGAGCAAAAAGTGTAGTATCACTTACATTAAATTATTATCCTGAAGATAAGCAGATAGATGATAATTTTAAAATTTCTAAATATGCTTATGGTGAGGATTATCACTATGTAATAAAAGATAAATTAAAAGAATTGTTGTTTTATATTGAGAGTGTAGTAGGTGATGTAGGTGGTCGTGTATTTGTTGATTCCGCACCTGTATTAGATAAAGCTTGGGCTGCTAAGTCAGGATTGGGCTGGGTAGGTAAGAATAATAATCTTATTAATCGCAAGAGTGGTTCTTTCTTTTTTATAGCTGAGTTGATCATTGATTTGGAATTAGAAGAAGATGGCCCTACTACAGATCACTGTGGCACCTGTACTAAATGTATTGATGCATGTCCTACAGGAGCTATTGAAAGTCCTTACCTTGTTAATGGGAGCAAGTGTATATCATATTTGACGATAGAATTAAAAGATGATATTCCTGATGAGTTTAGTGGGAAGTTAGATAATTGGATGTTTGGATGCGATGTTTGTCAAGATGTTTGTCCGTGGAATCGCTTTGCAGTACCTCATAAAGAGGATAGATTTATTCCTAATAATGAGTTAATACACTATTCAAAGCGTGAATGGAAGGAACTAACGAAAGAGACTTTTAATGAAATATTTAAAAAATCAGCAATAAAGAGGGCTAAATACGAAGGGTTGTTGCGAAATATGCAATTTTTAAAGGAGTGA
- a CDS encoding NADP-dependent malic enzyme: MNKDSLRREALKYHAEPTPGKIQVVPTKKYSSQRDLALAYSPGVAEPCLEIASDVNNVYKYTAKGNLVAVISNGTAVLGLGDIGPEASKPVMEGKGLLFKIFADIDVFDIEVDTTDVEKFIETVKNIAPTFGGINLEDIKAPESFEIERRLKEELDIPVMHDDQHGTAIISAAALINAVELAGKKMEDVTMVVSGAGSAAIACAKLYVAFGVKQENIKMFNSKGVLKKDDTRISDLQREFAVDTDISLGDALKGADVFIGLSTADVLKPEMLLGMNENPIVFAMANPRPEIDYNLATSTRKDVIMATGRSDYPNQVNNVLGFPYIFRGALDVRATKINEEMKMAAVVALAKLAKEPVPEQVNIAYGETKFTFGREYIIPKPFDPRLISVVPPAVAKAAMESGIALSPITDWEEYKSSLEERMGSDNKLVRMLINRAKTEPKRVVYAEADHLDVLKAAQIAYEEGMVTPILLGDKETILELKREIEFTDEVEIIDPKSDEQKERRTAFANAYWETRKRKGVTLYDAGKLMLERNYFASMLINEGQADAMLTGYSRSYPNVVKPILELIPKAQGVSRVATTNLMMTKRGPMFLADTAINPDPTAEDLAKIAVMTEKTVRMFGMEPVVAMLSYANFGSAPNASPTKMKEAVSILHEQFPEMIVDGEIQIDFALNSEMLKNKFPFSKLVDKKVNTLIFPNLDSANITYKMLKELNKATSIGPIILGLDKAVHVFQLGASVDEMVNMTAVAVVDAQVRENRKKK; encoded by the coding sequence ATGAATAAAGATAGTTTACGTAGAGAAGCGCTTAAGTACCATGCAGAACCAACGCCTGGGAAGATACAAGTAGTTCCTACAAAGAAGTATTCATCACAAAGAGATTTAGCTTTAGCATATTCACCAGGAGTGGCAGAGCCATGTTTAGAGATTGCAAGCGATGTAAATAATGTATATAAATATACAGCAAAAGGTAATTTAGTAGCAGTTATCTCAAACGGTACAGCTGTATTAGGATTAGGAGATATCGGACCTGAAGCTTCTAAGCCAGTAATGGAAGGAAAAGGATTACTGTTTAAAATCTTTGCTGATATAGATGTTTTTGATATTGAAGTAGATACTACTGATGTTGAGAAATTCATTGAAACTGTAAAAAATATTGCTCCAACTTTTGGGGGTATAAACTTAGAGGATATTAAAGCTCCTGAATCTTTTGAAATTGAAAGACGCTTAAAAGAAGAGTTAGATATACCTGTAATGCACGATGATCAACACGGTACAGCTATTATCTCGGCAGCAGCATTGATTAATGCTGTGGAATTAGCAGGTAAGAAAATGGAAGATGTTACTATGGTAGTGTCTGGTGCTGGTTCAGCTGCTATTGCTTGTGCTAAGTTATACGTAGCTTTTGGTGTTAAACAAGAGAATATCAAAATGTTTAATAGTAAAGGGGTATTGAAAAAAGACGATACTCGTATTTCTGATTTACAAAGAGAGTTTGCAGTTGATACAGATATCTCTTTAGGAGATGCTTTAAAGGGGGCTGATGTATTTATCGGGTTATCTACTGCTGATGTATTAAAACCAGAAATGTTATTAGGGATGAACGAAAATCCTATAGTATTTGCTATGGCTAATCCAAGACCTGAAATCGACTATAACCTTGCAACTTCTACACGTAAGGATGTGATTATGGCTACTGGACGTTCAGATTATCCAAACCAAGTTAATAACGTATTAGGTTTCCCTTATATCTTTAGAGGTGCTTTAGATGTACGCGCAACTAAGATAAACGAAGAAATGAAAATGGCTGCTGTAGTAGCTTTAGCGAAGTTAGCTAAAGAACCAGTGCCAGAACAAGTTAACATAGCTTATGGTGAGACAAAGTTTACTTTCGGTAGAGAGTATATTATTCCTAAGCCATTTGACCCTAGATTAATCTCTGTCGTTCCTCCAGCAGTAGCTAAAGCAGCTATGGAAAGTGGAATTGCATTATCTCCTATCACTGACTGGGAAGAGTATAAATCTTCTTTAGAAGAAAGAATGGGATCAGATAATAAGTTAGTGCGTATGTTAATCAATCGTGCTAAGACTGAACCTAAACGTGTAGTTTATGCTGAAGCAGATCATTTAGATGTGTTGAAAGCTGCTCAAATAGCTTATGAAGAAGGTATGGTAACTCCTATTTTATTAGGTGATAAAGAGACTATATTAGAGCTTAAGAGAGAAATAGAGTTTACTGATGAAGTTGAAATAATAGACCCTAAATCGGATGAACAAAAAGAGAGAAGAACTGCTTTTGCAAATGCTTATTGGGAAACAAGAAAGCGCAAAGGAGTAACTTTATATGATGCTGGTAAATTAATGCTAGAGCGTAACTATTTCGCATCAATGTTGATTAATGAAGGACAAGCAGATGCTATGTTGACAGGATACTCTCGCAGTTATCCTAATGTAGTGAAACCAATCTTAGAATTGATCCCTAAAGCTCAAGGAGTAAGTAGAGTTGCTACTACAAACTTAATGATGACTAAAAGAGGACCTATGTTCTTAGCTGATACAGCTATTAACCCAGATCCTACAGCAGAAGACTTAGCTAAAATAGCTGTGATGACTGAAAAGACAGTTCGTATGTTTGGTATGGAGCCAGTTGTAGCGATGTTGTCTTATGCTAACTTTGGTTCTGCACCTAACGCTTCACCAACTAAGATGAAAGAAGCAGTTAGTATCTTACACGAACAATTTCCAGAAATGATAGTTGATGGTGAAATTCAAATAGACTTTGCTCTTAACAGTGAGATGTTGAAGAATAAATTCCCATTTTCTAAATTAGTAGATAAGAAAGTGAATACACTTATCTTCCCTAACTTAGATTCTGCAAACATTACTTACAAAATGTTGAAAGAGTTGAACAAAGCAACGTCTATTGGTCCTATTATTTTAGGTTTAGATAAAGCTGTTCACGTATTCCAATTAGGTGCTAGCGTTGACGAAATGGTAAATATGACAGCTGTAGCTGTAGTGGATGCTCAAGTACGTGAAAATCGTAAAAAGAAGTAA
- the ruvB gene encoding Holliday junction branch migration DNA helicase RuvB, which translates to MNENLNPTNKHFSSEEIDVEKKLRPLSFDDFAGQEQVLENLKIFVEAANLRGEALDHTLFHGPPGLGKTTLANILANELDVGIKITSGPVLDKPGDLAGLLTNLEERDVLFIDEIHRLSPIVEEYLYSAMEDFKIDIMIESGPNARTVQIHLNPFTLVGATTRSGLLTSPMRARFGIQSRLQYYNKELLATIVERSSSILGVHIDLEAAIEIAGRSRGTPRIANALLRRVRDFAQIKGNGSIDIEISKYALNSLNVDSFGLDEMDNKILSTIIDKFKGGPVGLSTLATAVSENGETIEEVYEPYLIQEGFILRTPRGREATDKAYTHLGRVKASTQGGLFDS; encoded by the coding sequence ATGAATGAGAATTTAAACCCAACGAATAAGCACTTTTCTTCTGAGGAAATCGATGTTGAGAAGAAATTGCGTCCCCTGTCATTTGATGATTTTGCGGGGCAAGAGCAAGTTTTAGAGAACCTAAAGATCTTTGTGGAAGCTGCTAATCTTAGAGGGGAAGCCTTAGATCATACTCTATTTCACGGGCCTCCTGGATTAGGAAAGACTACGTTGGCTAATATTTTAGCGAATGAACTTGATGTTGGAATTAAGATTACTTCAGGACCTGTTCTTGACAAACCTGGTGATTTGGCTGGTTTGTTGACTAATCTTGAAGAGCGCGATGTTTTGTTTATTGATGAGATTCACCGTTTAAGTCCGATTGTAGAAGAATATTTATATTCAGCTATGGAGGATTTTAAGATAGATATTATGATAGAGTCTGGACCTAATGCACGTACTGTTCAGATTCACTTAAACCCTTTTACTCTAGTAGGTGCTACAACGCGTTCAGGACTTTTAACTTCTCCAATGCGCGCACGTTTTGGTATTCAAAGTAGGTTACAATATTATAATAAAGAGTTATTAGCGACTATTGTAGAACGTAGTTCTTCTATATTAGGTGTTCATATTGATCTAGAAGCTGCTATTGAAATAGCTGGTCGTAGTCGAGGGACGCCTCGTATTGCTAATGCTTTATTACGACGTGTTCGTGATTTCGCACAGATAAAAGGTAATGGAAGTATTGATATAGAAATCTCTAAATACGCATTGAATTCTTTAAATGTAGATTCATTTGGACTAGATGAGATGGATAATAAGATATTGAGTACTATTATTGATAAGTTTAAGGGGGGGCCTGTAGGACTATCTACTTTAGCTACGGCAGTGTCAGAAAATGGAGAGACTATAGAAGAGGTTTATGAGCCTTATTTGATTCAAGAGGGGTTTATTTTGCGCACACCTAGAGGTAGAGAGGCTACTGATAAAGCTTATACTCACCTAGGTCGTGTGAAAGCGAGTACACAAGGAGGATTATTTGACTCGTAG